From the Euphorbia lathyris chromosome 6, ddEupLath1.1, whole genome shotgun sequence genome, one window contains:
- the LOC136231881 gene encoding uncharacterized protein isoform X4 yields MEWTTGLPGIGISVGGVVLDGGWVFTLALAAAVFACSRLGDGVDVFGSSYFNESIGISVGGVVLDGGWVFTLALASPMFGCSHWRNEAWKGCSCSYTGC; encoded by the exons ATGGAATGGACTACTGGACTTCCTG GTATTGGAATTTCAGTCGGAGGTGTTGTGCTGGATGGAGGATGGGTTTTCACTCTGGCTTTAGCAGCTGCTGTGTTTGCTTGTTCAC GGTTAGGTGATGGTGTGGATGTGTTCGGCTCAAGTTACTTTAATGAAA GTATTGGAATTTCGGTCGGAGGTGTTGTGCTGGATGGAGGATGGGTTTTCACTCTAGCTTTGGCATCTCCTATGTTTGGTTGTTCAC ACTGGCGCAATGAGGCTTGGAAAGGATGCTCTTGTTCTTACACAGGCTGCTAA
- the LOC136231881 gene encoding uncharacterized protein isoform X1, whose translation MEWTTGLPGLGDGVDVFSSSYINESIGISVGGVVLDGGWVFTLALAAAVFACSRLGDGVDVFGSSYFNESIGISVGGVVLDGGWVFTLALASPMFGCSHWRNEAWKGCSCSYTGC comes from the exons ATGGAATGGACTACTGGACTTCCTG GGTTAGGTGATGGTGTGGATGTGTTCAGCTCAAGTTACATTAATGAAA GTATTGGAATTTCAGTCGGAGGTGTTGTGCTGGATGGAGGATGGGTTTTCACTCTGGCTTTAGCAGCTGCTGTGTTTGCTTGTTCAC GGTTAGGTGATGGTGTGGATGTGTTCGGCTCAAGTTACTTTAATGAAA GTATTGGAATTTCGGTCGGAGGTGTTGTGCTGGATGGAGGATGGGTTTTCACTCTAGCTTTGGCATCTCCTATGTTTGGTTGTTCAC ACTGGCGCAATGAGGCTTGGAAAGGATGCTCTTGTTCTTACACAGGCTGCTAA
- the LOC136231881 gene encoding uncharacterized protein isoform X2 has protein sequence MEWTTGLPGLGDGVDVFSSSYINESIGISVGGVVLDGGWVFTLALAAAVFACSRLGDGVDVFGSSYFNESIGISVGGVVLDGGWVFTLALASPMFGCSHWRNEAWKGCSCSYTG, from the exons ATGGAATGGACTACTGGACTTCCTG GGTTAGGTGATGGTGTGGATGTGTTCAGCTCAAGTTACATTAATGAAA GTATTGGAATTTCAGTCGGAGGTGTTGTGCTGGATGGAGGATGGGTTTTCACTCTGGCTTTAGCAGCTGCTGTGTTTGCTTGTTCAC GGTTAGGTGATGGTGTGGATGTGTTCGGCTCAAGTTACTTTAATGAAA GTATTGGAATTTCGGTCGGAGGTGTTGTGCTGGATGGAGGATGGGTTTTCACTCTAGCTTTGGCATCTCCTATGTTTGGTTGTTCAC ACTGGCGCAATGAGGCTTGGAAAGGATGCTCTTGTTCTTACACAGGCT GA
- the LOC136231881 gene encoding uncharacterized protein isoform X3: MRLGKDALVLTQAAKSRSITFLSQSLNEGKDAYRRQSYFGLGDGVDVFGSSYFNESIGISVGGVVLDGGWVFTLALASPMFGCSHWRNEAWKGCSCSYTGC, from the exons ATGAGGCTTGGAAAGGATGCTCTTGTTCTTACACAGGCTGCTAAGTCCAGATCCATAACCTTTCTCTCACAATCTTTAAATGAAGGAAAAGATGCATACCGAAGACAGTCTTATTttg GGTTAGGTGATGGTGTGGATGTGTTCGGCTCAAGTTACTTTAATGAAA GTATTGGAATTTCGGTCGGAGGTGTTGTGCTGGATGGAGGATGGGTTTTCACTCTAGCTTTGGCATCTCCTATGTTTGGTTGTTCAC ACTGGCGCAATGAGGCTTGGAAAGGATGCTCTTGTTCTTACACAGGCTGCTAA
- the LOC136231881 gene encoding uncharacterized protein isoform X5 — protein sequence MVWMCSAQVTLMKVLEFRSEVFCRMEDGFSLWLWQLLCLFVHNGAMRLEKDAPVVTQAAKSKSITFVSQSLNEGKDAYRRQSYFGSGDSHHELP from the exons ATGGTGTGGATGTGTTCGGCTCAAGTTACATTAATGAAA GTATTGGAATTTCGGTCGGAGGTGTTCTGCAGGATGGAGGATGGGTTTTCACTCTGGCTTTGGCAGCTGCTGTGTTTGTTTGTTCAC AATGGCGCAATGAGGCTTGAAAAGGATGCTCCTGTTGTTACACAGGCTGCTAAGTCCAAATCTATAACCTTTGTCTCACAATCTTTGAATGAAGGAAAAGATGCATACCGAAGGCAGTCTTATTTTG GATCAGGAGATTCCCACCATGAGCTACCGTAG